From Acidothermus cellulolyticus 11B, a single genomic window includes:
- a CDS encoding ABC transporter substrate-binding protein has protein sequence MPPVVSGLLPYIADKKGFYKAFGVDVTVKSFTTGTDATRAMSTGQIDIAIAPPAQVVALVAKGIPIVAIQGQENPDWVVVSTDPAINSCQKLKGQGVGVDAIGGIRYTALAVMLKTCGLTIKDVHPLAFPGDANPQAVIAGQLKVSVLHLNEVVAVQQQLGKPLTTVMVQAQVVPNSMYEMFATLKSKLDQNRDAFVRFVAAQIATLNWMFDPANADEVAQLATVVGDSAQVMKQAMAEYKQMDFWSLDSAGLPQTNVENVIKSQVAAGNVPADKAPTYSQIVDLSVYQDAQKLVQP, from the coding sequence GTGCCGCCGGTCGTCTCCGGTCTGCTTCCCTACATCGCCGACAAGAAGGGCTTTTACAAGGCGTTCGGCGTCGACGTGACGGTGAAGAGCTTCACGACTGGTACCGATGCCACGCGAGCCATGTCCACCGGACAGATTGACATAGCCATCGCGCCTCCCGCTCAGGTGGTGGCATTGGTCGCGAAAGGCATCCCTATCGTCGCGATCCAAGGACAAGAGAATCCTGACTGGGTTGTCGTCTCTACCGATCCGGCCATCAACTCGTGTCAGAAACTCAAGGGTCAGGGCGTCGGTGTCGACGCGATCGGCGGCATCCGGTACACCGCACTTGCCGTGATGCTCAAGACCTGCGGTCTTACCATTAAGGACGTTCATCCGCTGGCCTTCCCAGGTGACGCCAACCCGCAAGCAGTCATCGCCGGTCAACTGAAGGTGTCCGTGCTGCACCTCAATGAGGTGGTAGCGGTTCAGCAGCAACTCGGCAAGCCGCTGACCACCGTGATGGTGCAAGCGCAGGTTGTGCCGAACTCCATGTATGAGATGTTCGCCACCTTGAAGAGCAAGCTCGACCAGAACAGGGACGCTTTCGTCCGGTTCGTTGCTGCGCAGATCGCTACCTTGAATTGGATGTTTGATCCCGCCAATGCCGACGAGGTGGCTCAGCTGGCGACCGTGGTTGGCGACAGCGCCCAGGTGATGAAGCAGGCGATGGCCGAGTACAAGCAGATGGATTTCTGGAGCCTTGACAGCGCCGGACTGCCGCAGACGAATGTTGAGAATGTCATCAAATCTCAAGTCGCGGCAGGCAATGTGCCGGCGGACAAGGCCCCGACTTACAGCCAGATCGTCGACCTCTCGGTGTACCAGGACGCGCAGAAGCTCGTCCAGCCGTAG
- a CDS encoding alpha/beta hydrolase family protein has translation MVDERVRIAIENWGPRFTTNGVTYSDFHEVLSRITTWEEWCSAWCTAAEPYVELGRAALDEGRTLSAGDHFSQAAVYYHFAKFLFVDDMEQMRAAHQKAVECLTTALPYLDPPGRRITVPFEGARMVGILRLPRGEPPFPAVMLIPGLDSTKEEFRSTEQLFLQRGLATFSVDGPGQGEAEYDLPIRPDWEVPGAALLDALASQPEIDPARLGIWGVSLGGYYAPRLASGDQRVKACIALAGPWNFGACWDGLNELTRAAFRVRSRSRSDEEARAKAAQLTLDGRAERIRCPLLVVAGKRDRLIPWQDAVRLAEAAGSQAELLLLENGNHGGMNVAAQHRQRSADWMARILGGRVAG, from the coding sequence ATGGTGGATGAGCGCGTAAGAATCGCGATTGAGAATTGGGGCCCCCGCTTCACGACGAACGGGGTGACGTACAGCGACTTCCACGAGGTGCTCAGTCGCATCACCACGTGGGAGGAGTGGTGCTCGGCGTGGTGCACCGCCGCGGAGCCGTACGTGGAACTGGGCAGAGCGGCGCTTGACGAGGGGCGTACGTTGTCCGCAGGAGATCACTTCTCGCAAGCAGCCGTGTATTATCACTTTGCGAAGTTTCTCTTCGTCGATGACATGGAACAAATGCGCGCTGCGCACCAGAAGGCCGTGGAGTGTCTCACCACCGCCCTGCCCTATCTCGATCCGCCGGGTCGGCGCATCACCGTTCCGTTTGAAGGCGCGCGGATGGTCGGCATCCTGCGCCTGCCGCGCGGCGAGCCGCCTTTCCCCGCGGTCATGCTCATTCCGGGGCTTGACTCAACCAAGGAGGAGTTCCGTTCCACCGAGCAACTCTTCCTGCAGCGTGGATTGGCGACATTCTCTGTCGACGGACCCGGCCAAGGCGAGGCCGAGTACGACTTACCGATCCGGCCGGACTGGGAGGTTCCAGGCGCGGCGTTGCTCGATGCCCTGGCTTCTCAACCTGAGATTGATCCAGCCCGGCTGGGGATCTGGGGCGTTAGTCTCGGAGGTTATTACGCTCCGCGGCTGGCTAGCGGTGATCAACGTGTCAAGGCGTGTATCGCCCTTGCCGGACCCTGGAACTTTGGTGCGTGTTGGGACGGACTCAACGAGTTGACCCGGGCGGCGTTCCGGGTCCGATCGCGGAGTCGTTCCGACGAGGAGGCACGCGCAAAAGCCGCCCAACTGACGCTCGACGGCCGCGCGGAAAGGATTCGCTGCCCCTTACTCGTCGTTGCCGGAAAGCGGGATCGACTGATTCCTTGGCAGGATGCGGTCAGACTCGCCGAGGCGGCAGGGTCGCAGGCGGAATTGCTCCTGCTGGAGAACGGAAATCACGGCGGCATGAACGTTGCTGCGCAGCATCGGCAGCGATCGGCGGATTGGATGGCCCGCATTCTCGGCGGGCGAGTGGCCGGATGA
- a CDS encoding carboxymuconolactone decarboxylase family protein: MAPKQRISYVPFDAMDEAMQAEILRCAREGTPRPESSAVRAHAPNAFWAFANSWKALFHEGICDHAIKDLCRIYISRTVKCEYCGNQRSTKAMAKGLSEAQYDELLNFESSDKYDDRQKAALAYAEAIAWGTDSDELWDRLHRHFSEVELVELGCFIALTFGQQSWIRLLNIEHHEYLPGTSAGMAPGFETRDALEKTKASSDYWAVKVAGGPRSSTA, translated from the coding sequence ATGGCGCCGAAACAGCGCATCAGCTACGTTCCCTTTGATGCGATGGACGAGGCGATGCAGGCGGAAATTCTCCGTTGTGCGCGCGAGGGCACGCCGCGGCCGGAGAGCTCCGCGGTCCGCGCCCACGCTCCGAACGCCTTCTGGGCGTTCGCCAATTCGTGGAAAGCCTTGTTTCACGAGGGAATCTGCGACCACGCGATCAAGGATCTGTGCCGGATCTACATTTCCCGGACGGTCAAGTGTGAGTACTGCGGTAATCAGCGGTCAACAAAGGCGATGGCGAAGGGCCTGTCGGAGGCTCAGTATGACGAGTTGTTGAACTTCGAGTCATCCGACAAATACGACGATCGTCAGAAAGCCGCACTTGCGTATGCCGAGGCGATCGCGTGGGGGACAGACAGCGACGAGCTGTGGGATCGTCTTCACCGCCATTTCTCCGAGGTCGAATTGGTCGAGCTCGGCTGCTTCATCGCGTTGACGTTCGGTCAGCAGAGCTGGATTCGGCTGCTGAACATCGAGCACCATGAGTATCTTCCGGGAACGTCGGCCGGCATGGCGCCCGGCTTCGAGACGCGCGACGCCCTGGAGAAGACGAAAGCGTCCTCCGACTACTGGGCGGTGAAGGTGGCAGGCGGACCACGCTCCTCCACCGCGTGA
- a CDS encoding LacI family DNA-binding transcriptional regulator, with the protein MTVPRLRDVARLAGVHAATASRALNPATRSMVSAETAQRVLEAAAQLGYVANPIARSLKTNRTNSIGVVIPDLTNLLFPPIVRGIDDVLSPLGYSLLLVNTDNDKEREAAHIASLRARQVDGLILATALLEDPLLQRLGEQRVPLVLINRRMNTPGFPSVTGDDAGGVYLAVHHLVTLGHRRIAHLAGPQHTSTGQFRLRAYRQALQDLGLPHDDDLVAHCSAWTEAEGARGLAELLDRGVEFTAVLAGNDLLALGCYDLMRERGIHCPDELSIVGFNDMPIVDKLQPALTTVRIPHYRVGSEAAHMLLERLHKPDTPAKSILLPLELVVRGSTAPPASSRRPGGARQSGETTLRAPATQDRPDSVSPSRPHSPILTEL; encoded by the coding sequence ATGACCGTGCCCCGCCTCCGCGATGTCGCGCGATTGGCCGGCGTCCATGCCGCCACCGCATCGCGGGCGCTCAATCCCGCCACCCGCTCGATGGTGAGCGCGGAGACGGCGCAACGGGTCCTCGAAGCGGCCGCGCAGCTCGGCTACGTCGCCAACCCGATCGCGAGAAGTCTGAAAACGAACCGCACGAATTCGATCGGCGTTGTCATCCCTGACCTGACGAACCTCCTGTTTCCACCGATTGTGCGCGGCATCGACGACGTGCTGAGCCCTCTCGGGTACAGCCTCTTGCTTGTCAACACAGACAACGACAAGGAACGCGAGGCCGCTCACATCGCGTCGCTGCGCGCCCGCCAGGTCGACGGACTCATTCTGGCGACCGCACTCTTGGAGGACCCGCTTCTCCAGCGGCTGGGGGAGCAGCGGGTGCCGCTGGTCCTCATCAACCGGCGAATGAACACCCCCGGCTTCCCGTCAGTGACCGGAGATGACGCGGGCGGCGTGTACCTCGCGGTGCATCACCTGGTGACGCTCGGTCATCGCCGCATCGCACATCTCGCCGGCCCGCAGCACACGTCGACTGGTCAATTCCGGCTGCGCGCCTACCGGCAAGCGCTGCAGGACCTTGGCTTGCCGCACGATGACGACCTCGTTGCCCACTGCAGCGCGTGGACCGAAGCGGAGGGCGCCCGCGGCCTTGCCGAACTCCTTGATCGCGGCGTGGAATTCACCGCCGTCCTGGCCGGCAACGACCTCCTGGCGCTCGGGTGTTACGACCTCATGCGCGAGCGCGGCATTCACTGCCCTGACGAGCTCAGCATCGTCGGCTTCAACGACATGCCCATCGTTGACAAGCTTCAGCCCGCCCTTACCACGGTGCGCATTCCGCATTATCGGGTCGGGTCCGAGGCGGCCCACATGCTCCTCGAACGCCTTCACAAGCCCGATACGCCCGCGAAATCGATCCTTCTCCCGTTGGAGCTTGTCGTCCGGGGCTCGACTGCTCCGCCGGCCTCTTCTCGTCGGCCGGGGGGCGCCAGGCAAAGCGGTGAGACGACGCTTCGTGCTCCCGCCACGCAGGACCGGCCCGACAGCGTATCCCCGAGCCGACCCCACTCTCCGATTCTGACCGAGCTCTAG